The sequence below is a genomic window from Gymnogyps californianus isolate 813 chromosome 11, ASM1813914v2, whole genome shotgun sequence.
CACCGCTCCGCTCTCCCCGCAGTGCTGGCCGCCCGGGCTCCCCGGAAGGTGCTGGGCTCCACCAGCCTCAACGCGGGACCGTCGCCGGCCGCCAAGAGAGGTGAGAGCGGGGCGCGGCTGgggctccccttccctccccgcccggccTGCGGCGGGGCTGACGGCCGCTCTCCCCGCAGGGGAGGGCCGCCGTGTCGGGGGGAACCCGGTGTGCGTGAGGCCTGTCCCCGCCTGGCAGAGGGCATCGGCGAGTTCCTGCAGCTGTCGCAGAAGGAGAACCGGGTGCCCGGCGGAGAGGTGCGGGGAGCAGCGGCCTGGGGCCGGCTGCCAAAAAGTAGGTGTCGCCCCCCGGGGCTCGGTGAGGTGTCTAGGAGGCAGCCCCCATCTGTCTCCCTTCAGTCCCCATCTGCCTGCCGTCAGGTCGCCCCGTGAACCGCTGGGGCTTCTCAGGAGCGTATTTAATCGCGGTTTCCTCTCAGCCTTGGAGACAGCACTGCAATCCTTACAAACCGAAATTGCAACGAGGTGGGCCGAAGAGTGCAGAAGTGTTGTGCCTTGGGGCTAACGGGCAGGAAGGGGTGCTCGGTGTATCAGAGAGCAAAATGCAACGTGAACGGTTTTTGTACGCTTGAGGAGTTTCGGTGGTCGGCTGTAGCCGGCTCTCGGGACGTGCTGCTTGAACTTAACATtcacttcctttaaaaaaaaaaaaaaaatttaaaagctgtctGAAGTATGACAGAGAGCTAAAACCGCCTGCAGAGCAGCGTGACACACGCAGCTGTCATCGCTGCAGCTGGTGCTCCGTGGCGTTGCTTAAAGTGTGCACCCGTATTGTCAGAGTGTAGTCTGTGGGTGACGTTAAACAGCAAAATCCCTGGCGCTTTCAAACAATACCGAGAGCGGCGTGCCTGGCTGCCTGCAAGGGTGTATTGAGGGCTGTCAGTGCGTCCTTGGATGAAACAAATTGTCACTAGCATTCCTCCGTGGCTGCTTTGAAACTACAATTTATTTGAAGAGCAAGCGACTGCTAAAAATTGACGGTGTGTCTCAGGACCTTCATATCCTCattgaaataatgtttctcAGCAAAGTCTGGTAAAACGCAGCATCTGTCTCCCCTGACCTCGTGGGGGTTTTCTAAAAATGGGTGGAGTAATTGGCAGTTCAGGCAAATTCTCTGTGCTCAGATATACTTCGTTTGCATACAGACCAGAGCGATGTGACGCTCCGTGGTGTCAgctctgtttcagaaaagcttaGGAGACTGCTAGCGACTTCGGTACGTCAGAAATTGAATTGCTCTGCCAGGCTGACACTTCAAAGATTAACTTGTAGGCTGCACTAGTGACTAAAAAGGTAGCAGTGTGAAACATTGCCTTACAGACACTCTATTCTCAATTGCCAAGGCTTTTTTCACCAAATATAGACAATCCTAAACTGTCTGGATGGCTCCCATAAGAATTAGTCCTGAATTGTCTCGAAGGACAAGCAAACACAGACTTTTAAGCGCACCCTACCTCTTGGAGAAACAAAAGATGTGCACTGCAGTGCTGCAAAACTTTCACCTCTTCCATTTGAAATTTGTTTGGCTGAGTGAGGACCCGGTGGTGATAACCTGCAGAGAACACACAGTGTCGCCATCTTAAACAACTTACAGCTTCCCAGTATCTTCTGGAAGAAGCAAGAGCTGTACTCGCTTAACTGTGcaactagggttttttttcagtcgCACGGGTAAGTTAGTCAGGTTGAAAACTCAGGCGTGAAACGGGAGTTAAATTTTCAGCTTCCTAGAAATGGCGTGGAACCCGCACGCGGCCCTCGGGGTCGAGAATGACACGCAGAGACCGTCCGAGGATGTATCGGTGTACGGTGTTTTCTGCACTGAAGTAGGCTTCTCATTTGAAAGGTAGGTGCTTGCTGCTTAATCTGGGCTTCTGCACTTAGGATAAAGTAGCTTGTATCAGCCCTAATGTCTCAAGGTGCAGTCTGGGGCTAATTAAAGGCACTTAGGTCACCCAGCCTCTAGGAAAAGGGCTTTGTTAGCCTTTCAAATGAGAGTTGATTGAGTTCTGCTAACTCCTTTGAATTGATAATGCTTTTACAGAGCTCGCCCCCTGCCACCGGATCCTGCAGAAGATGGCGAGTCCTCTGAAGAAGAGTAGACATGAGCTGACCCCAACTTAATGATAAACCGCATCTCCTACACTCGAGCTGTTTTTTGTATAGTTTTTTACAGTTTGTTATGGCTTACGTTCAGCTATTGTACAGAACTAAAAGTATAAGTTTGAGAGACTGCAAGAACATTGTGGTGAAATTAATATATACTTTGTGAAGCTTAGCATTCAGTGTAAgtcactgttttaatttttatcttggTTTCCTTGAGTTCCTCAGTGACTCCTGCATATTGTGCAGCTTTTATCTTTTGATTGCCTTGTGCTTGTCCGAGACTTGCGTGATCATGCTCGTTCTGTCTTTAGAAAGCAGATCCTCAATTTTCTAAGACACCGAAGCATTCTGAAAGTACATCCATATCATGTCTTTATTGAAGTAAAAATTTAACAACAATCTCTTTGTCCAAAGATGGGAAAACTGGATTTGAAAAGACACCGGTGAGGTGGAAGGGCAGCTGTTGCTTGCTGTGATTTCGAGGTgaagtttaattaaaacaaactggGTTGTTCTAACAAATCAAAACCCTGAAAGCCCGGGGAGCAAtaaactgctaaaaataaatccaactTGTTATTGTGAAGTGCCTGAGGCTGCCACACAACTTTGGGGGTACTTTATATGAAAGAGCAAGTGGGGTCTTGTGGAAAAGAAGCGATGGGTCTGGCTCTCAGGGTTATGCTTCTGCTCTGCCTTAGAAGCACCACAAATGATCAGAGCACGGTTGAGCTGATGGAAAGGTGAGTGTTTGCACACGAGGAGAATTTAGTGGCAGCTCTGGTAGATCAGCCTGCTACATTTATTATGGGAAAGCGGTGAACGCTGTCTAAAAGCCTCTTCCTAAAGAGTctacaaataaaaaggagggttgttacagaaaagcagtgcaAGTTGTTTGATGAGAAGTAGCTAGCAAGTGAAGATTTCTCTTTAatagaaactaaaaaaaaaaaatatgtaaattaagGGGAATAAGCTTGTGATAACATGCTGTACAAACTACAGACTTCTTTGCCCTGACATCACACAAAATAACGTAAAAACTtgctttctgattatttttttgctgaactGAAGCACAGTGCTAGTAAGATAACACGCTGAACTGTTCTGTAAGTAGCTGCGTAAGATCTTACCTGCTTTCCCTGTCGCAAACCATTCGGTACCTGTGTCATACAGGAAGCGGGTCAGCCAGCGCTCCAATAGcaggtattttctttcttggtgcGGAGAGGCGAGGAAGATCTTAATGACCTTAGTAACTTTGTCAGTTATCTCAGCCTTCCTGGCAAAGGACAAATTCTCAGCGTGCAGAAATACTCTCCTACCCCTTCGTCAGCCTGAACGAAGTACTCCTGGTGCAGCTAAGGGCTTGTTTACGTGGGGATATGGGCTGGCCTAGTTGAGATGCTCACACTGAACGAGACCAGGGGTAGGCATTCCCAAATGGGGAATCGCAGCTACGGCTGAGCAGCGCCTGTGCTGCTCCAGGTCCCGCAGCTACGGAGGCACCATGAGCGGCTCTTCCCTTTGCCGTTTGACCTGCCAAACTAGCTGTAGTCCCCCGTCATGGTTTCTCCTCCAAAATTGCCTGGGAGCCAGCAAAAACCGCTGCACTCTTGTCAGATCTGTGTGTCACCTACATCAACTCCTGTGCGAGTCTGTGTTCAGCAGCCCCATGAGGGCTACGCTGCTGCAagctggggaagagagaaggactAAGAGCTACTCTCATCAAAATTAAATCAAGGCCGCTCTCCCAGGCCGATGGTCAACAGCGCTGGTGAAGACCTTAACAAAGAGGCTCTGGATTCCTCTGACGTACACGTCATTAAGAAGTTAAAATCTGATGGAGCAGGAACATAAGAGGCTGTGGAAGGATGCGATGTGCGCGCCGTGTACAAAAGGAGCTCAGGATCAAATAGTTGCCTACGTGGTACACACCTACCCTGCTGTAAAATCTCAGAGCAAAACTTGGTGCTAAGGAGCTGCTAAAACTGCTTTTGcttctaataaataaatatgttcaCTCCGCACAGGTAAAAGAAAACCCTGATGTTTACATCGGGAACTGCAATCTTATAGCTAAGGCccaaatttttttcatagaacaGCAATTTCTGGGCAAAACGCAGGAAAAGGTGTTTGCTGGGGCGCGTTCCCGTCCCGGTGGGAATATGGGAGAGCAACCTGCAGCCTGTGAGCAGGGATGCTACGCTGCGGCTGGGACAGCTGATTTAGCTCCGGCCGTGCCCCCACTGCTGACCTTTGAGTTTGGCTTTGTAGGGGAAACCGGAACAGCGCCCAGCTagtctgaaaatgagaaaaaaaacatctaAGAGGGAGAGAGTGGTAAAGCAAAAGAGCTCCAGGcaactagaaataaaatttatagaTAAGACCCCAAAGACTTGTAGAAGGTTTCCACATCCAAAAGCTTgcct
It includes:
- the LOC127020543 gene encoding LOW QUALITY PROTEIN: PCNA-associated factor-like (The sequence of the model RefSeq protein was modified relative to this genomic sequence to represent the inferred CDS: inserted 1 base in 1 codon; deleted 2 bases in 1 codon), translated to MVRTKADCGGAYRKVLAARAPRKVLGSTSLNAGPSPAAKRGEGRRVGGNPVCVRPVPAWQXGIGEFLQLSQKENRVPRRGAGSSGLGPAAKKARPLPPDPAEDGESSEEE